The following coding sequences lie in one Spirochaetota bacterium genomic window:
- a CDS encoding alpha/beta hydrolase → MNPPRTPRKRLAVNTNTLVFKSRGAPCEATLYTPADTNPPVIVMAHGLGAERSFGLAAYAGRFAAAGFAVLVFDYRNFGGSAGKPRNLINPWRHVEDYGAAIACARSLPGVDASRIALWGTSFSGGHVIEAAVRDGNIAAIVAQIPFVDGRATMRMFSAGFIARSLLHGLRDLGAAAALRAPHTVPIVGGPGCFALMNTPESLPGYTSLLPADSRWRNEAPARIMLQVPFYRPVRRARRLACPALVICARRDSLIPASAVEKAAARMPRGEFAALDCGHFDVYRGRLFAKTIRMEIDFFLRHLCAGTRGAEGVR, encoded by the coding sequence ATGAACCCGCCCCGTACGCCCCGGAAACGCCTGGCCGTAAACACGAACACGCTTGTCTTTAAAAGCCGGGGCGCCCCCTGCGAGGCGACGCTCTATACGCCCGCCGATACGAACCCGCCCGTCATCGTAATGGCACACGGACTTGGCGCCGAGCGCTCGTTCGGCCTTGCCGCCTACGCCGGGCGTTTCGCCGCGGCGGGGTTCGCCGTCCTCGTGTTCGATTACCGGAATTTCGGCGGGAGCGCGGGGAAGCCGCGCAACCTGATTAACCCGTGGCGCCACGTGGAGGATTACGGCGCGGCCATCGCCTGCGCCCGCTCGCTTCCGGGCGTCGATGCCTCCCGGATCGCGCTCTGGGGTACCTCGTTCAGCGGGGGCCACGTGATCGAGGCGGCCGTGCGCGACGGGAATATCGCTGCCATCGTCGCGCAGATTCCCTTCGTTGACGGTCGCGCCACCATGCGCATGTTCTCCGCTGGATTCATCGCGCGCAGCCTCCTGCACGGCCTGCGCGATCTCGGCGCGGCCGCGGCGCTCAGGGCCCCGCATACGGTCCCCATCGTGGGGGGCCCCGGCTGCTTCGCCCTCATGAACACACCCGAGTCCCTGCCCGGCTATACGAGCCTCCTCCCGGCCGATTCCCGCTGGCGGAACGAGGCTCCCGCGCGAATCATGCTCCAGGTTCCCTTTTACCGTCCCGTGCGCCGCGCCCGCAGGCTCGCGTGTCCCGCGCTCGTAATCTGCGCGCGCCGTGATTCCCTTATCCCGGCCTCCGCCGTGGAAAAGGCCGCCGCCCGCATGCCGCGCGGCGAGTTCGCGGCGCTCGACTGCGGGCACTTCGACGTCTACCGCGGCAGGCTTTTCGCGAAAACTATCAGGATGGAGATCGACTTTTTCCTGCGGCACCTGTGCGCGGGAACGCGCGGTGCGGAAGGGGTCCGATAA
- a CDS encoding DUF2892 domain-containing protein: MSMSACAMQLHDAAIVARGTPATGTYKAAFDEQMKTYADRMETMQTARSTRPAARGTPGWTVAGRKCTCGKSPCFQLFVPALVDKYHPAKGVIDMTMNVGPADKYIRILVGIGLLLQIIILSPGWLGTLALLVAGGAMFFTAIGGFCWPYKLLRITSCAAPKAPDAGTQAHGH; encoded by the coding sequence ATGAGCATGAGCGCATGTGCGATGCAACTGCATGACGCTGCAATCGTCGCGAGGGGCACGCCCGCCACGGGCACCTACAAAGCCGCCTTCGACGAACAGATGAAAACCTACGCCGACCGCATGGAGACGATGCAGACCGCGCGATCCACCAGGCCCGCCGCGCGGGGCACGCCCGGATGGACCGTGGCCGGCAGAAAATGTACTTGCGGAAAATCGCCATGTTTTCAACTATTTGTACCAGCACTTGTCGATAAATATCATCCAGCGAAAGGGGTAATCGATATGACCATGAACGTAGGGCCCGCGGACAAATATATCCGGATTCTCGTGGGCATCGGACTGCTGCTTCAGATAATCATTCTCTCGCCCGGCTGGCTGGGCACGCTCGCACTCCTCGTGGCCGGCGGCGCAATGTTCTTCACCGCGATCGGCGGATTCTGCTGGCCGTACAAGTTGCTCAGGATTACCAGTTGCGCGGCCCCCAAGGCCCCGGACGCGGGCACCCAGGCGCACGGTCACTAA